Proteins found in one Panthera tigris isolate Pti1 chromosome B3, P.tigris_Pti1_mat1.1, whole genome shotgun sequence genomic segment:
- the RPS29 gene encoding 40S ribosomal protein S29, with product MGHQQLYWSHPRKFGQGSRSCRVCSNRHGLIRKYGLNMCRQCFRQYAKDIGFIKLD from the exons ATGGGTCACCAGCAGCTCTACTGGAGCCATCCGAGGAAATTTGGCCAGGGTTCTCGTTCTTG CCGCGTCTGCTCAAACCGGCACGGTCTGATCCGGAAATACGGCCTCAACATGTGCCGCCAGTGTTTCCGTCAATACGCGAAGGATATAGGCTTCATTAAG ttggattAA